TCTTTTGGTCCGCTTGCCCCATGGCGTAAAGGGCCACGAAAACGGCGAAGAGCAGCGTGAGAAAGTCGCCGTAGGAAACGAGCCACCGTTCGTGGTTAACGTGTTTCTCTTCCTTCTTTGGCTTTGCCATGGGCGCTTACTTCCCCTTCTTCTCTTCGCCGCCGTGCTGGACGAAGGACTTGAGCTTCTGCTCGATGAAGTGGGGGTTCTCGCCGTTCTGAATGGCAATGAGCCCTTCGATAATCATGTTTTTGCAGACGAGCTCTTCCTTGATGCCGTGCTTGATCTTGGTGCCGAAGGGGAGACAGACTATGTTGGCTGTCATGAGGCCGTAGATGGTGGCAACGAAGGCGACGGCGATGCCGGCCCCCAGCTTGGAAGAGTCCGACAGGTTCGCCATGACGTGGATAAGGCCGAGAACGGCGCCGATGATACCGATGGTGGGAGCGTACCCGCCTGCCGCTTCAAAGAATTCCGCACTTTGCTTGGCGTGCTCCTCGTAGTAAGCGGTTTCGATTTCCAGGGTTTCCCGCAGTTTCTGGGGGTCGATGCCGTCAACCACCAGGGAGATTCCTTTTTTGGTGAAGGGGTCCTTGACGTTCTGGGCTTCCTGCTCAAGGGATATGAGACCGTTGCGGCGGGCCTTGGCAGCGTAACCGATGATCTCCTTTATGACCTTCTCGGGGTCGTGCTGGGCAGGAAAAAGCACTTTCCTTATGTCTTTGACCGCCCCGATAATGGTCTTCATCGGATAACTGACGAAGGCCGCGCCGAAGGTGCCGCCAAGTACGATGAGGGCGGCGGTCGGCTGAATGAGGGCGCCCAGGTGCAGACCTTCGATCAGCGCGCCTCCGATTACTGCCCCG
The nucleotide sequence above comes from Geobacter benzoatilyticus. Encoded proteins:
- a CDS encoding flagellar motor protein, which encodes MDIATIIGLAMGFGAVIGGALIEGLHLGALIQPTAALIVLGGTFGAAFVSYPMKTIIGAVKDIRKVLFPAQHDPEKVIKEIIGYAAKARRNGLISLEQEAQNVKDPFTKKGISLVVDGIDPQKLRETLEIETAYYEEHAKQSAEFFEAAGGYAPTIGIIGAVLGLIHVMANLSDSSKLGAGIAVAFVATIYGLMTANIVCLPFGTKIKHGIKEELVCKNMIIEGLIAIQNGENPHFIEQKLKSFVQHGGEEKKGK